A region of Micromonospora sp. WMMD882 DNA encodes the following proteins:
- a CDS encoding YhjD/YihY/BrkB family envelope integrity protein yields MASDEPTGRGSRRDRAVTTADRDDVDRPGRTGADRPTGADRPTGADRPTRADDDPDRPAGGRNRPVGPGDGPDSPTELSGTGWLDTLRRTFREFSDDSLTDWAAALTYYGVLSIFPGLLVLISLLGLLGQNATDEVRDTVTEAVPEENIRAIIEGAIDQAGASGGLASVAAVIGLLAAFWSASGYVAAFMRASNSIYDVPEGRPIWKTLPIRVGVTAVIGVLLLVSAVIVIFTGRLAEAAGEAIGLGSTTVAVWNVAKWPVLLILVSLMFAILYWASPNARHGGFRWVSPGGVLAVVLWVAISGLFAFYVSNFGSYNKTYGALAGVIIFLVWLWLSNIAILLGAEFDAELERSRAIAAGHPPDREPYVELRDDRKLRKKR; encoded by the coding sequence ATGGCCTCCGACGAGCCCACCGGCCGCGGATCGCGGCGCGACCGTGCGGTGACCACCGCCGACCGGGACGACGTCGACCGGCCGGGCCGGACCGGCGCCGACCGCCCGACCGGCGCCGACCGCCCGACCGGCGCCGACCGCCCGACCCGGGCCGACGACGACCCGGACCGCCCGGCCGGGGGACGGAACCGCCCGGTGGGGCCGGGCGACGGCCCGGACAGCCCGACCGAGCTGTCCGGCACCGGCTGGCTGGACACGCTGCGCCGGACGTTCCGGGAGTTCTCCGACGACAGCCTCACCGACTGGGCGGCGGCCCTGACGTACTACGGCGTGCTGTCGATCTTCCCCGGGCTGCTGGTGCTGATCTCCCTGCTCGGGCTGCTCGGCCAGAACGCCACCGACGAGGTCCGGGACACGGTCACCGAGGCGGTGCCGGAGGAGAACATCCGCGCCATCATCGAGGGCGCCATCGACCAGGCGGGCGCCTCCGGTGGGCTGGCCAGCGTCGCGGCGGTGATCGGTCTGCTGGCCGCGTTCTGGTCGGCCTCCGGCTACGTCGCCGCGTTCATGCGCGCGTCGAACTCCATCTACGACGTGCCCGAGGGGCGGCCGATCTGGAAGACCCTGCCGATCCGGGTCGGGGTGACCGCCGTGATCGGAGTGCTGCTGCTGGTCAGCGCGGTCATCGTGATCTTCACGGGTCGGCTGGCCGAGGCCGCCGGCGAGGCGATCGGGCTCGGCTCGACCACTGTCGCGGTGTGGAACGTGGCCAAGTGGCCGGTGTTGCTGATCCTGGTGAGCCTGATGTTCGCCATCCTGTACTGGGCGTCGCCGAACGCCCGGCACGGCGGGTTCCGCTGGGTCAGCCCGGGCGGGGTGCTCGCGGTGGTGCTCTGGGTGGCGATCTCCGGCCTGTTCGCCTTCTACGTCAGCAACTTCGGCTCGTACAACAAGACGTACGGGGCGCTCGCCGGCGTGATCATTTTCCTGGTCTGGCTCTGGTTGAGCAACATCGCCATCCTGCTGGGCGCGGAGTTCGACGCCGAGCTCGAACGGAGTCGGGCCATCGCGGCCGGGCACCCGCCGGACCGGGAGCCGTACGTCGAGCTGCGGGACGACCGTAAGCTCCGCAAGAAGCGCTGA